One stretch of Deinococcus aquaedulcis DNA includes these proteins:
- a CDS encoding amidohydrolase gives MTQPTPAAPAPLTLLQARTLTLDPQHPNADAVLVGGGRVLAVGTREDLRALAPRAEVRDHRDLLLTPGLSEAHIHLVAYGFSLGQLNLHGARGVAEVQAKVAQRVLNTPQGEWIRGGGFLLSELGLGDYPSAALLDEVSPHHPVLLYSRDLHMAWANSAALRAAGIHEETPDPEGGKIVRPLGCLLEHASGLVEAVIAPPSEAQYLAAARAGAQDLAARGYVSAHTMAFEAPEAPRALQALADAGELPLRVWACLPHDRLELARELGLRRTPGGLFQWGGVKFFADGALGSRTAWLHAPGFADGSGTGIPLDSPELIRERGREALHLGLTPVTHAIGDRANTEVLNAYDDLRGLARQQGVRLRVEHAQHLRPQDIPRFQGLTASVQPIHLQADGPMIRTLLPHLQAQSYAFKALQDAGAVLAFGSDAPVAPPDYRANFAAALTRVDDGGERLAPHEALTELDVLRAHTHGPALAAGWTDEGVIRPGARAAFTLWDRLGGTAQALVL, from the coding sequence TGGACCCCCAGCACCCGAACGCCGACGCGGTGCTGGTGGGCGGCGGCCGTGTGCTGGCGGTGGGCACGCGCGAGGACCTGCGCGCCCTGGCCCCCCGCGCCGAGGTGCGCGACCACCGCGACCTGCTGCTCACCCCAGGGCTCTCGGAGGCCCACATTCATCTAGTGGCCTACGGCTTTTCCCTGGGGCAGCTGAACCTGCACGGCGCGCGGGGCGTGGCCGAGGTGCAGGCGAAGGTGGCCCAGCGCGTGCTGAACACGCCCCAGGGAGAGTGGATTCGCGGCGGGGGCTTTCTGCTGTCCGAACTGGGCCTGGGTGACTACCCCTCGGCGGCCCTGCTGGACGAGGTGAGCCCGCACCACCCGGTGCTGCTGTACTCGCGCGATCTGCACATGGCCTGGGCAAACTCGGCGGCGCTGCGGGCGGCGGGCATCCACGAGGAAACGCCAGACCCCGAGGGAGGCAAGATTGTGCGGCCCCTGGGCTGCCTGCTGGAGCACGCCTCGGGGCTGGTGGAGGCGGTGATTGCGCCGCCCAGCGAGGCGCAGTATCTGGCCGCCGCCCGCGCTGGGGCCCAGGACTTGGCCGCGCGGGGGTATGTCAGCGCGCACACCATGGCCTTCGAAGCCCCCGAAGCGCCGCGCGCCCTGCAGGCCCTGGCCGACGCCGGCGAGTTGCCCCTGCGCGTGTGGGCCTGCCTGCCGCATGACCGCCTGGAGCTGGCCCGGGAGCTGGGCCTGCGCCGCACGCCGGGCGGGCTGTTTCAGTGGGGTGGCGTGAAGTTCTTTGCTGACGGCGCCCTGGGCAGCCGCACCGCGTGGCTGCACGCCCCGGGCTTTGCCGACGGCTCGGGCACCGGCATCCCGCTGGACTCGCCGGAGTTGATCCGCGAACGGGGCCGCGAGGCGCTGCACCTGGGCCTGACCCCAGTCACCCACGCCATTGGCGACCGCGCCAACACCGAAGTCCTGAACGCCTACGACGACCTGCGGGGGCTCGCCCGGCAGCAGGGCGTGCGCCTGCGCGTTGAACATGCCCAGCATCTGCGCCCCCAGGACATCCCCCGCTTTCAGGGCCTGACCGCCAGCGTTCAGCCTATTCACCTGCAGGCCGACGGCCCCATGATCCGCACGCTGCTGCCGCACCTGCAGGCCCAGAGCTACGCTTTCAAGGCGCTGCAGGACGCCGGCGCCGTGCTGGCCTTTGGCAGCGACGCCCCGGTGGCCCCGCCCGACTACCGCGCCAACTTCGCCGCCGCCCTCACCCGCGTGGACGACGGGGGCGAGCGCCTCGCCCCGCACGAGGCCCTCACGGAGCTGGACGTGCTGCGCGCCCACACCCACGGCCCCGCCCTGGCCGCCGGCTGGACCGACGAGGGCGTGATCCGCCCCGGCGCCCGCGCCGCCTTTACCCTGTGGGACCGTTTGGGGGGGACGGCGCAGGCTCTGGTGCTGTAA